The sequence CTTGTTTTCTCAGTCTTAACTATACATTTTTGTAAGGGCAAAACAAGAAAGGTAAAACATTCAAAATAAAGGAATTTGTCTGAATGTTTCAAGAGTCAAAAGGAATAAGTGTTACTTTTTCTTCATTAAGAGGTGGAAAATCTTGCAACTGAATTAGTGGGCTAGGATCTTGCATTTCGTTCCGTCTCAGCCAAGCATTCCCGAACTAATCCTCTAGCATGAATAATGCCTGCAAAAGAATCGAACATACTTTAAATCATCTCATTCAGGTCACATATGCAACGACAGTCCGGAGAAAGGTTTACGTATTTCTGTCCTGAGTTGCCAAGGGTACCACAGCGTGGCTCAGGAAAGGGAGAGATCCCTCGCTTCCCAAACATCAGCTGCTGCTAAACAAGTTTGCTTTCCCAAACTGGCATTATGAATTGAAAAGGGACTAAACCAGGAATCAGAGCATGGTAAGATTTGTAGGTCTGCAGTGACAGGTGTATCTTAAATGTGCAGTACGGGCCTGTTTAAAATCAGAGACttaacagaaagaaggaaaagaaacaaatcaccTAGTTGCGAGTTATTCTATTACAGCGAAGTGAACAAAAATACAAAGTTATTTGGGGAGTCATCTTAGCAAGCTCTAAAAATACCTTGGGACAGTTCTCTTAAGAAGATGCATCAAAATCCAAGCCTCCATAATACTGCTTAAACACAAGTTGTGTCTCTagtaagaataaaacattttttatggTGTGTGCAGAGTTACCTCCTAACACTGGCTCAGCTCCCAGTGTAAATCATCACCACTTTACATGCTGCCATATCTACTCTCATCTGATAGACATAATGTGGAATTTTCCACTACAAGTCCTGTTGCCTTTGAGTTCCAGCAATCTGGACCTTGATTCTTAATCCTGGAACTAAATCTAGATTCATGTTCACAGACCTGCTGAAAGAACAGAGCTTGAGACAGATTTTAAATTGAGAGACGGGCAGATTTTTCTACAACAAATGAGGTTATATTTTACTGACAGGACAAGATAAAAGGCGATTTTGCTGCTCAATCATGCTCTTTAACAAGGTGGAGAAAGGACAATAAGGCAATAGATGAGGTTTAATCTCTATTTAGAGATAATGGATTCTGTTTCTAGAAGGCTGCTAAGCCCAGATCACGGCAACAGCATTTAGGAGTCCTGGCTTGGGATGTGACAGGTGCAAGGCTTTGCAGAGGGTTAAAGTGACTCAGACAAAGCTgcatcctgcagctgcaggatacAGAATCACACTCGCAGAGCAGTGCATCAGACCTGGATCTGGTGGCAGGACGCCCAGTTTATGCAGCAGAACTACCCTGAATTATGTAGAACACTGGGAGTTTGGCCAATTTTAGAGGTCAGTAGCCTCTGTGCTTAGGAGCCGGtggagctggggacagggacTATATTCCGGAATAACCTCCACATGGCCGTGGAGGCTGCAGTCACGTGGTTACCCTCGATCACTTCTGCTCTCACACTTCCACGTGCTCCTTCAGCCATTCCGCTCCCAAAATGGAACGAGAGGTACGCTCCTCACCAAAAGATGGCAGCAAAAAGTATGTATTCGGGATTCTTCACAACACTGGCAAGTCACAGTGGCAGCACTGAATCTTCAACCTGCCTTAGCCAACAAACTAAACACTCACtgcaagaagcagcaaaacaacTTCTCACCGAACTGAACCATTCAGTTCAGAGAACGTCTGCATCTCTGCCGGTCTCTCTCAAGTTGTCCCCATTAGCCTATTGCCATTCATGATCTATTAATACTGACTCAGGCAATGCAATAAAGAGAGACTCCAGCAACATTGATTTTAGCTGGGCCAGATTCCACTTACCACTCATCAGCAGGCTTTATTGCATCCTTTCCCAGAACAGCTACTAGTCATTTTATTGCATGTCATGGCAGATATATTACTCTCCCATAATGGTTGAGCCTTAAATAAAGCTTTGTAGTCTTGGGTAAATGTAAGAGGGATTTGCAACGTGGTGAAGTTAATCTGTTACAGTAACATTCCCACTCAGGGTTGAACGCATGAGCGAAACTCAGCACAAGGActgaggaaagggagggaaaagtaACCACATTATATTGGCAAGGGACAAAACTGCAGCACAACTGTTGTCAATGGCCTTTCAGGGTCATTTCATGAGCTGGAGCAGTGGAATGTCCCATTGCTCCTTTGGAAATATCCCTCCTCACACATCTCCTGCAGAGGACAATGTCGAGCTGATGTCAGCAGTGGGGCATGCCGGGGGTTTCTTTTACACTGCAAGGAAAGGCCATTTATTACCCCTTTTAGCTGACAAAGCAACAGACAGAGAGACCTCATCAGCCAGGCCTAAAAGCTTCAATGTCCCTTCCTAGTGGGCTCTTAATGACATCCACTTGACAACAGGTAAGGGACCCTAAGCAGCCCAACACTCCACAGAGAGGAGGAACGTGTATGTGGGACACCTCAGTCTGAACAGCCTTCCctgacaacctttttttttttttttgtagctctgCTCTCCACCAGCCTTACTGTGAACTACCACAATGTAGTATTTCTTCAGGCAAAACACTTTAGTAAAGGCTCCTGGGTCAAGCAGACAGGTGATGTATGTGAGAAGCAGTAAACAACGCTCAGCTGTATATTCTGGAGATGGGGGGGGAAAAGGGAATTGAAGGGGCAAGTCAGTCACCAGGAACCTGAAAGAACATATCCATTAGACACCTTAAGGGTTCTAAAATAAGGTTTGAATTATTAACTGAAATTCCTCTTGTGCACATAAATCACATTTTGTCACTGGTTTATCTATCAAATACAGCATGAATATAGAGTATCCCAAGGTTTCAGTTGCCTGTGAATACACCTAGTCTAATGACGAGCTCCAGACAGCTGTCTCCTTTCAAAGGAAACAGTTGTCATGAAGCTGTATGCAAATAGTCAGCACATGAAGTGTATGGAGacaatttatatttctttttaaagaaatttgaaCATTACCTCTTTTTAGCCTCTCCATCGCACTTTTACTCCCAGCGTATGTGGGTCTAATCTCTTTTCCTAATTCTTCTATGATCGCTAGAAGTTCTGCGTATTTGCTCTGCGGTACTTGACTGCTGCTGGTACCCTGTAGTTGAAAGTACATTAATCTCAATCAAATACTGCTAAAAACAAAACTTATTACAACAAGCAGAACTGGAAATTCATGGAGGACCAGAAACATCCCTGGAAgccacttattaaaaaaaaatttcaagtttATTATATAAACATGATTTTCCTTTTGCGGTTGCTGCTACAGCTGGACACAATGCTACGTGCCCTTCAAAAACTGGGATCAACTGGGAGGATGCAGCTGTGAGACTAGGACCGTAGGTGAAACAGAAGTTAAAACAGTCCTGCAAGAACAGCAGAGTGGGAACTGCTTATTTAActctatttctgctttttcaatGTTCAGGTGTATATTCTGTGCAGTGGTTAGCTAGGCAGAGAGAGTGAAAGCAGATAAAACCAAAGTGCCCATATCATAAGGGAAATGCTATCAAGTCAAATCCATTTCACAGAAAGTTTAACACCAGATTCCCGAAGCAGTCTATAGGCCTGTCTGTGAGACACGCTTCATGAGACTAAATTTTAGAGTATaaatttgctgaagaaaacagtctagaaatattccttttttaacaaataatattaaaatatgttaGAGCCCTTACTATCGGAACATAACTGAAGACATGTTTCAGTGTGACTCAGATGGGATGGACTAACAGTTAATTAGTAACCAATCTCACTCAGCACTCCGCTTAGTCTAATTTGATCCCGAGACATGTGCGATGAATCAGTCTGCCATTTGGGTTTGATTTCAAATCTTGGTGGGAGGGAGGAACACCTCAGATTACAGGCCAGAATCCATGCTACTATGCAAACGCAGGGTCAGTGATCTGATTAGAGAAAAACAACAAGCAAAGCTGTACCTGCATCCCTTGTGTATAGCCTAGAGATGGGGGTCCGTAGTCATTTATAAGCTGTCTATATTGCGCAGATGTTGCCATACTTGTGGAAGGAGAGTGAACACTCCcagctgcaaagagaaaagaggaaacaaaaaaaaaatctattagctAAAGGTGAATTAGTCTGTTACACTGGGACACGTTTTAATCACTTTTTTCTAAAGCTGTGACCTCTCACCTCTGGGTAAGCTCACTAATGAGATCTCAGAGTCACACTATTTGCTACGAAGAGAATGGTTAAATTAATGCTTATGTTTGCTGTACATTTGAAAATAGCACAGCCTGCAACATTATCAGTGCAAACTGTTTGCCTAAAAGTAAAACAGCGTGTAGCATGACAGGTTGTTCTGCCTAGACAAACTAAATATTAAGGAGCCCTATTTTTGCATATATACATTCCACATAGATGAGTCTAATGTACTGtgctatttttactttttcagtgcAAGTTATCTGAAAGTAACTTTGCAACTCAAAGTGTCATCACATGGTCAATGCAAGTTACCCTCAGTACTATTTTCAGCCAATGCCAAAACTATTCATAGGGAACAGTCAGTTGAGGTATATCAGATCTGCTGCTCATTGTATGACATCGGAGGCAACGAGTGCTGCCACTACTCTGTGTGACATCGAGTGGTTTTAGCCAAATTGTGCTATGTAAGTAAACCAAAGGAAAAGTAACATCACTTTCGGTTATGGTTACTTTTTCTAAACTTATAAAAGATTATATTCAGATCTACAAGGTTTTGAGTCAGCTAGGAGTTACAGAAAGAGACTCTAACGTGATCATTGATGAACTGCTCCAGAAACGAACAATGAAAACTTACTCCCCCTCGCCCCGCAACGGTAAGAATTTGGGTTTGACAAACAACTTCTGGATATTTCTCAGGGGGCTTAATTATACTGCCCATTTCACAACAGTGCTGTAAGACCTGCTGGTTACAGACTGTAGCTCAGGACTAAGGGAGCATTACACCATTCAACTTGTTCACTCTTGCAGCCGAAGTGCCCCTGCATCCACTGATGCTGCTGTCTTTGCCTGTAGGCACAGACATAGACTGCCTGCTGTCTGGAAAAATCTTCTCCCTTACGAACTCCTTTGCTGAAAATTCCCAACTGTCTTTCGTATGAGGAACAGATCTCATCTACCAGCCTTCatttaaatctaaattaaacTGATGATAAAAGTCACTGGGGCTCAGAACTATGTAAATCTCTAGCTTTGTTTTAAAGTTGCAAGTGATTCCATTCATATTttcccctcactacaaaaagaaagAGCCAGCAGTTACGCTGTAAAAAGCACTGCTGAACACAGTAGAACAGACTCTTGTCCTCAGCTGGGAAGCCTCTTTCCACTTCAGAATTAACCACAGGGTATCATCGTAGGGTCGTCTTCATTACAAGAAAAATCCGTGTTCTTAATTTTTACTAGTTAACTGGATGTGAAATCCTAAAAAAGTCAATTGGGCTGGTCACTAAGTCACCTTAAAAAAGCAAGGTCTCTCTTTGTCTTTACCTAATCTGCTAAATTTTGTGGCACTACAATCTGCATTTCTGTCACTAAGGTTTCACATGGAGCTAACTGTCACATTTTGCTAAAGCATAGTAAACCCCAAAAAACTAAACATCACACCCACTGGGTACGGCACTGCAAAGGAACACCACAGTTGTCAGCTATTCTCTCAATTAGTTCTTCACATTATCAGCACAAAATACATGCACAATTTTAAGATTTCTGTACGTACAACCCAGTATGTCAAGTCCAAGATGACCAAATTTTAACAGTTACCAAACATGACACAACAGCAAACCGCATCTTTCCTCCAAGGACttcaaaatgcttcaaaaacattAATGAGCCCCTTGTGCTGCAAGGTAAGGAGGCTTAATTACCTCAATTAAGCAGAGAAAGACTTAAGCGATTTTTCCTCATGTACAATAAAACAAAAGACCCATCCTGCAAAGACTTGTTCCTGAACTGTTATTGCAAGCAGTCACATACAAGACCCGGGAGCTCCAAACTGGTTCAGAGTTAAGGCAAGGACTCCGATGACCTGGCTCAGGAATCCTGCTCTACCCACCGAGCAAACCTTAGCTGCAGCCCatgcaaaacacaaaacaatttaTCACCACTGTATTGGTTAATGACAGTATAGTACAGTTAATTTACTGATTGTTTCAGATGATGTTGATTTAAGCCACGACACGTGCTTGGTCTGTACGAAATAACTCAGCAGGGTATGTCTGGATAAGAAAGAAACCCTGCTAGAGACGTGATGTGCCAAGACAAAGCAGCGAATCTAGGGGCTGACTGAGAAAGTTTCACAGATGTGAAAGCCCGGCGACGCTCGGGCGTTGCGGTGGACAGTAGTTGGTCTCAGCATGGGAGCTCGAATCCAGCAGTGACTCACTCAACACCGAatgacaaaaaacaaacaagaactttCGGGAGGCAACTATGAGCAAGGACCTGCCGCTGGAGTTGGAGCACGGCTCCGGGTGTGAATTCGGAGTGAAGATGCGGAGAGGCGCGGCgcctgggcaggcaggggtgcTGTATTGTCTGCTGTACCCACGCCatgtgcagagctgtgctgcagacaCTAGAGGCCATCGCTGAGTACGGCATGCCCTGCCAAATGACAGATCGTGGTAACCATGGTGAGTTTACCCGTTTCTTTGCAGTCTGCATCAAAAATGTAATAAGACATAATGCCATGCGCCGACCACTTTATCAGCAGCAGCAGGCCCAGAGAACAAAGAAAAGGATTTGACTTGGCCGTGGTACCAGTCTCCATACACCCATGTCAGAAGTTGTGCCAGTCAAACTcagctggaggggaaaaaaaaaaagaagaatccttgatttcaccttaatttaaggTGATGCAatcatgaaaatgaaattaattgtgGGGGTATTAGTATCGCACAGGGTAACGGACCCTGAGCTTTTTGACCTATCACTTTGTATGATAATCTCAAGGAGAAACCCTGGGTCTTAGATGACTATTACTCAATTAACCCAAAATATATCTGCATGTCTGAACATCCTGtgtatttcagattaaaaaaaaaaaaaaaaaaaaaatcaccagctaTTGCTATTATACTTAGCAAGAAAAATTAGGCCAACAAGTCTCACAGTCAATACCCAGTCAAAAATCAGTGTGATGATTAGGTATTcactagagagaaaaaaaaaatgaggggggATCTAAATCGAGGCTTGCGCTCTCACGTTAAAATGACAATGGAGAGAAGACGGTTAAGAATCGAAAAGGGAGTGTGCTTGGTACTGAATTTAAGTGACACCCTGTATCACATCCCAAATTGCCTTAGTGCTTGCTGCTGTTTAAAACCTAAATTAATATATGCACTTTCCTCCCTCCACTTTCCTAATTAAATGGACACAAAACCTTTTATATACCCACTTATTCCTGTGCCAAcgtcttttatttctgtattcaaaCAGAAGATTGCCAGAAGCATTTTTCCCCACAAATATACAGTGACTTTCTTGTTAATCAAGATTAATCTTTATTAATTGGGGGAGGGGTGTCTAACAATACAGGAATGAGATTTTTGTGTCAAAATCTCTTCCTTCCAGCAGTCTCTCTGAGCCCAAATTAACACCCTGGGGGACAAAGGATCTAAAATCAATCTTTGTTTGCCTAAACTCCCTCTGACCAGGAATCTTCCAATTAATTTTAGATAGGTTCGTAGGGATCCCTTTGGCTCCTTTGCTACTATCTCATAGCCCGAGCAGTGATAGTGATTTGCTGATCTAAGTTTTAATTCTTAATTCTattgctgctgcttgctggaaAAATAACTGGAAAGGCAGCTTACCGTGCACCCTGCAAGGAAGGAGTGGAAGCAGGAACACGGAGGTACTCTCACCTGATCCATTCCCAGCAGATGCCATGGCATCTACGCAGCTCAACCACCACCCTGTTTCACTCTCACAAACAGCAAAGTAAAACCAGAAACAGTTTCTCAACTCACCAAGTTACTCATGTAGAACTGACTTAGACAAGTCAAGAGCCAACCCCATTGGGTATGTTTCCTACTGTCCTGTACTTTGTGAGGTCCTATAAAACCGCATAGGTAAACTCATGCCATTTTACAAGCTCTTTGTACACATGAACATGACAGCATGTAAGAAGAGATAGCTACCTGTAGCCTGGAGTTTATCCAAGGTACGTGGTATAGTCTGCGGAATCTCACTGCTTCCACCTCTATTTCACAATCTCTTCAAGCTGAGGTTGCTTGCAACATTAAAGGCTGTTGCTGTTTGGATGGCTGGCGGTCATTACACCTTTATACAGAGCCCGGTGCTGGAGGGTACTGCCTCTGTCACACAACTGGAGGACAATCCTCACCTGTTTCAGATGACAGCAGTTTGATTCCTGGTGACATGCAGTATGAGACAACCAGACTGGAATATTTTAACTGAGCGGATGTAACTTCTTCTGTCCTAAACCAGACAACTTTGCCACAAAACACACCAGAAGTGTTGGTGTAAGCTGCTCTGCCAACATACATCACAAGGCAAGTATCTTCCAGCACAGGGGAGAGGTAACATCTTCAATGAGCACAGCCATTCCTGCAGCGAGTATATGAACACAGCCTGAAACACCCGTGTAGTGTTTTGGCTGGCGAAAAGACTATTAGATTCTTTAGCCCTCTACGCCCTTTGGTTTAAGTTCAACAAAAGCTCCTTGCCACCCATGGGACACCACATGCACGTCTATACAAGTAGATCTACCGCACAGCCAAGCCACGCTGAACTCTATAGGAGTTGCCAACCCAGAGTGAAACCAGCCCCCATTTCTCCCAACCTTccaataaattttttaatttaaa is a genomic window of Athene noctua chromosome 17, bAthNoc1.hap1.1, whole genome shotgun sequence containing:
- the CDK2AP1 gene encoding cyclin-dependent kinase 2-associated protein 1 isoform X4, which translates into the protein MATSAQYRQLINDYGPPSLGYTQGMQGTSSSQVPQSKYAELLAIIEELGKEIRPTYAGSKSAMERLKRGIIHARGLVRECLAETERNARS
- the CDK2AP1 gene encoding cyclin-dependent kinase 2-associated protein 1 isoform X3 yields the protein MNAEYFGLSRPRALGSCGSHRDFPLGAGSVHSPSTSMATSAQYRQLINDYGPPSLGYTQGMQGTSSSQVPQSKYAELLAIIEELGKEIRPTYAGSKSAMERLKRGIIHARGLVRECLAETERNARS
- the CDK2AP1 gene encoding cyclin-dependent kinase 2-associated protein 1 isoform X2 produces the protein MIYCIVGVNITDGHICRCCYCCKQPKVSGRHGDASLNFRTLLLLPLAMSLGMSYKPNLNAHIPGTPLNPGLQSGSVHSPSTSMATSAQYRQLINDYGPPSLGYTQGMQGTSSSQVPQSKYAELLAIIEELGKEIRPTYAGSKSAMERLKRGIIHARGLVRECLAETERNARS
- the CDK2AP1 gene encoding cyclin-dependent kinase 2-associated protein 1 isoform X1, with the protein product MIYCIVGVNITDGHICRCCYCCKQPKVSGRHGDASLNFRTLLLLPLAMSLGMSYKPNLNAHIPGTPLNPAGSVHSPSTSMATSAQYRQLINDYGPPSLGYTQGMQGTSSSQVPQSKYAELLAIIEELGKEIRPTYAGSKSAMERLKRGIIHARGLVRECLAETERNARS